The Helianthus annuus cultivar XRQ/B chromosome 16, HanXRQr2.0-SUNRISE, whole genome shotgun sequence genome includes a window with the following:
- the LOC118488302 gene encoding translation initiation factor IF-2-like, producing the protein MQGDDISSDPSACKEILGGLGTPFEVGRARVVPRKLRVNQLSSMLVGSSIVANAIMEDYKVLGRKEEETAHLRVEAEELVKAAREGAKRLEREKAAFEKHKQTEEWAATAELKQVRTLAKLLSDERKSWKETLSNERKTWKESWAKQNKNLFRVRQELANVKAANAALVKEKAAAEAAVGKAREAEARVAKALEEAKEMGARAAKALEEANADRSLLNTTVGSLQAEVQTREAMLAEVTARATEAERQASEAAEARDSLTSSFNQLETDREWMRCHGIGHVSI; encoded by the exons atgcagggggatgacaTTTCAAGTGATCCTTCTGCTTgcaaggagattttgggtggcCTGGGCACTCCGTTTGAAGTTGGCCGTGCCCGTGTTGTGCCCCGTAAGCTCCGTGTCAACCAACTCTCTTCCATGCTTGTGGGGagttccatagtggcgaatgccattatggaagactacaaggtgctGGGACGCAAGGAGGAGGAAACTGCTCACTTGCGGGTTGAGGCAGaagagttggtgaaggctgctcgtGAGGGTGCAAAGCGACTGGAGAGGGAGAAGGCTGCCTTTGAAAAGCATAAGCAAACTGAagagtgggctgccactgctgagcttaaacaggttcgtactcttgccaagttgctttctgatgagcgcaagagttggaaagaaACCCTTTCTAATGAGCGCAAGAcatggaaagaatcttgggccaAACAGAATAAAAACCTGTTTCGTGTTCGTCAGGAGTTGGCCAATGTCAAGGCAGCAAATGCTGCGTTGGTTAAAGAGAAGGCCGCGGCTGAGGCGGCCGTTGGTAAGGCCAGGGAGGCGGAGGCCCGGGTTgcaaaggctcttgaagaggctaAGGAGATGGGGGCCCGTGCTGCCAAGGCCCTTGAAGAAGCAAATGCTGATCGCTCCCTTTTAAACACAACCGTTGGAAGCCTCCAG GCTGAAGTGCAGACTCGCGAAGCCATGCTTGCGGAGGTTACTGCCCGCGCGACTGAGGCTGAAAGGCAGGCTAGCGAGGCTGCTGAGGCTAGAGATAGCCTTACTTCTTCATTCAATCAGCTTGAAACcgaccgtgagtggatgcggtgtCACGGTATTGGGCATGTAAGTATCTGA